The following nucleotide sequence is from candidate division WOR-3 bacterium.
ATTACTTTATATTCTGTTCGTATCTCATGACGGGAGACACCGCATCGGCCCTATCGACCGGGGAGAAATTTATCGAAGAACACTCTACGTTGCTTAATCCCTACGTGTCGGGAGATCTGGCGCAGATTTACCTTTCCAGGGGAGACATTTACGAAGCCGTTCGCCATTTTAGACACTCATCGCTTGACGATGGTGAAAAGTTCAGAGCCGGAAAAATATTTCTTTCTCTGGGGGACACAGTGTCAGCGATTCATTATCTTACTGAATTGCTGCCTTCGGCGAATGAATTTTCTGACAGCGCGTGGTCGCTTCTCATTTCACTCGGTGAAACCGACACCCTCGCAAGAGCCCGTTCCCTTGAAAGCTCGAGGAAATATGAACAGTTGGTCAGCCTTCTCGAGCCTTACGTTCTCTCAAACTGGTCCGATTCCGAGGCTTCTTTAATTCTCGGGAGAGCTTTGAGAAGGCTTTCCAGGCACTCAGACGCAGTTTTATACCTCGAGAATGCCGCAAAAAGTTCTCTGAGAAGAACCGCCCTTTACAATCTCGGTTTGTGCTTCAGATCCCTGGGCAAAAAATCCGAAGAAGAGGCGGTTTGGTCTTCGTTCGTGTCCGAATTTCAGACGGGAGATCTTTACGATGACGCACTAGTCTATCTTGCAGAATTGAAAATAGGCAAAGGCGATAGAACGGAAGCCATAAGATTGCTGAAAACTGTTTTTGAGTCTCCTCATTCAAACGACATGATTCAAAAAGCCGCAGACATTATGTTTAAATTGCTGGACACACGCGAAACAGCCGAATTTGGCGAATACGTTTCCGGCCTCAGGATTACGGAGCGCAACGTTTCATTGGTCTATACTACGGCTCTGAAGATGAGTCCTGATAAAGCCGCCGAAATTTTCAGAAAAATCGGAACCTCACTGCCAAACAGTGATTACGCGAGAAGATCTGAAAGGCGTCTCACTGAGATGGAAATCAACGTGATTCCGCTTTCGATCGATTTTGCAAAAACCGTCGAAGAGGCTCTTTCAGACTATCAGATGAGAGAAAACGCCGCGAAAGCATGCGAGAGAGCAAAATTTCTTTACGCTTTCGGCCTGAGAACTTGGGCAAGAAAAGAACTGGAAACCGTCGCATCCGCCAACCCGCTCGAAAAATTTTTAATGGCCAAAACAGCTGCCGCAGGCCTCGACAGATATAAATCGATAGTATACGCGTCTTCTGTGAGAAGTCAGATAGGAGAGCCTTGTCCTTCCGAGCTTTTTTTTATGATTTATCCTCAGGCGTACAGACTGGCAATAGAAAACGCCGCTGAAAGGTTTTCTCTTGATATTTATTGGCTTCAGGGACTTGTCAGAACGGAAAGTCTTTTCGACGAAAGTGTAATATCCTGGGCAGGGGCAGTCGGTTTGGCTCAGTTGATGCCTGCGACTGCAAACCAGGTGGCTTCGACTCTCGGGATTCGTTCTTACTCGTTGACTGATCCGGACGACAATCTCACGTTCGGAGCAAAATATCTTTCCGATCAGCTTTCGAACTTTAAAAAAATTGAAATCGCTCTGGCCGCATACAACGCAGGACCGGGGAATGCGAGGAAATGGATTTGCGCCGGAGGAGGAGAAGAAGAATACATATCCAACATAGGATTCGCCGAAACAAGAGCGTACGTGCCGAAAGTCCTGACTTCCGCCTGGATATACAGGAAAATTGACGGGAGGGTTTTTTGAAGATTACAAAGAGATTTAGGAAAAATTCAGGAACGAGTTTTATTCTGGCAAGTGGACTCAAAGATACACCCGAACACAGATCGTTGATAAAATGCGCTGAAAAGACCGGAGCCGCCGAAATACTTTTTTCAAAAGACTATTCTCCCGAATCAGTGAATGAAAAGATTGAAAAAGCAAGTTGTGAATGGTTCGCGATAGTCGCGCCGGGAGTCTATATAAATGAAAATTTTACCAGAATATTGGAATCAGCGGCAAAAAACAGACAAAACACAGGAATTTTTTACGGAGACTTCGAGAAAAACGGAAAACGAATAGGATTGTACGACTACAACGGCGATTGGACGGAGAGATGGAATTTCGGGAAATTGAGAATATACAGAACTGATTTCGTAAAAGATGAAGGTCTGTTCAGCGCTGAATTTCCCGAGGCCTACAATTACGACATGCTTTTGAAATTCTGGAACAAGAGGGAAATACTGAGAATTCCCGAAATCATGTATTCGTTTGATTTGCCTGAAAAAACGAACGCATTGAAAGAACGGCTTTTCTTTCCGTCAGAAGGTGAATACGGAGGTTTTTCTTATCTTTTTTATAATGAAGATTACAAGCTTCAGGTTGAAAAATGCTTCGAAAATTTTCAAAAAAGGCAGAAAATTTATTTTTTCTGCGATAACACAAACAAGGTTTCCGAAAGTATTTTACCTGACGACGGTGTGATTGCGAGTGTCGTAATACCCGTACACAACAGAGCGGAATTACTGCTTCAGGCTGTCGAAAGCGTCCGAAGACAGGATTTTGAGAAATGGGAAATCCTGATAGTCGACAACTGTTCGAGCGACGGCACGTACGATGAGGCATTGAAATTGTCCGAAACCGAACCGAGAATCAGGGTTTTCAGGAGAGAAGACAACAGGATCGCCAAAGCTCTCAATCTCGGAGTGAGGAACGCTGTGGGCAAATACATCGCCCAGCTCGATTCAGACGACTTGTATTCCGCTTCGACCCTGAGAAAAATGACCGACGCTCTCGAATCAGACCCCTCGGCGGGATTGGCAGTCAGCTATTATGATCTTATAGATCAGAACGGTTTGACTTTTGAAGATCTCGGAGTTGTCCGTCACGAGGAATATTCGGTAAACAACATTCTCAGGGTTGACGGCGCGGGAGCGGCCAGAGTATGGAGAAAATCCGTCATCGAGGAAATGGGTTATTTTGACGAAAAAGATTTCTGCGATTACGGCGAAGATTACGACATGGTTCTGAAAGTGACTGAAAAATATTCGTTGAAAAGAGTCCACGAAGTGCTCTACCATTACAGGAGGCACCCCGGCAACAGCGATGCCCTCAGAGACGAGTTGTTCAAACTGACGGCAAAGAATAAAGCGAGACTCAATGCATGGGCGAGAAGAAGGAAAATATCAGGAGGAACAAAAGATGAGACTTTTTTTTACTGAAGCAGTTATTCTTTCAACTATTACGGCAGTTTTCTCCTGCGCGCCAGCTGAAGTTGAATCAAGCGAAGTTATTGATCCACTGGAATTTCATGTAATCGACAGCATTCTGGGAACATGTTCGTCGATTTCGGCTGGAGAAGGCGGTTTTTTAGCAGTTTTCGACGCCCTGTCAAAACAGTACCTCAATGGATACGAATGGCGCGGCGGTGATTCTCTTGAATTAATTGACAGGGGCCACATAGTAAGGGATAGGTATAACGTCAGGGATATCAGGTACTTCGAAGGAAAGTTCTATGTCGTTGAGGGGACCGACGGTGTATTGATAGTTGAGAGAATCGGGGGGTTCGAAGCGGTGGGGAGAATAATTTCCCCGGACACGGGGACGATGTTTTTCGACGTCGCCGTAAGGGGAGATGAAGCTTTTTGCGCCTGCGGCGAAAGCGGTGTCCTGGTATTCAGGACGAGACCCGGAATAGGACAAGCCGTCTCGTATTCTCTCGCGGACAGGATAAACCTAGACGGAAGCGCATCTCATGTATGCGCCTTTGGAGACATTATTGCGGCGGGACTCTGGGACATGAAGAAAGTGTGCGTGTTTGTCGGAGGGGAGCTCAAGGCGACTATTGGGGATTTACCAGGGATCGCCGGTTTGGCTACCGACGGAGAGAAACTCTATATCGCCGCTGAGCAGGGCGGACTTATGATTTACGATTTGACCGAAGGCAAGTGCGGCGAGTTCATTC
It contains:
- a CDS encoding lytic transglycosylase domain-containing protein, whose product is MKKIAIIVFSVFLVNCATCLLFAGTDEIGEAFRRGDVLLARDLLSYENEFERSSSEYCVWAACVYLSMNAYDSSLFWAKKISDKSILAVEISGPLFRYDNTFRGQYADFAEAVEAFERRDYKIAVDRFIRISASGGVPICIEDYADYFIFCSYLMTGDTASALSTGEKFIEEHSTLLNPYVSGDLAQIYLSRGDIYEAVRHFRHSSLDDGEKFRAGKIFLSLGDTVSAIHYLTELLPSANEFSDSAWSLLISLGETDTLARARSLESSRKYEQLVSLLEPYVLSNWSDSEASLILGRALRRLSRHSDAVLYLENAAKSSLRRTALYNLGLCFRSLGKKSEEEAVWSSFVSEFQTGDLYDDALVYLAELKIGKGDRTEAIRLLKTVFESPHSNDMIQKAADIMFKLLDTRETAEFGEYVSGLRITERNVSLVYTTALKMSPDKAAEIFRKIGTSLPNSDYARRSERRLTEMEINVIPLSIDFAKTVEEALSDYQMRENAAKACERAKFLYAFGLRTWARKELETVASANPLEKFLMAKTAAAGLDRYKSIVYASSVRSQIGEPCPSELFFMIYPQAYRLAIENAAERFSLDIYWLQGLVRTESLFDESVISWAGAVGLAQLMPATANQVASTLGIRSYSLTDPDDNLTFGAKYLSDQLSNFKKIEIALAAYNAGPGNARKWICAGGGEEEYISNIGFAETRAYVPKVLTSAWIYRKIDGRVF
- a CDS encoding glycosyltransferase, giving the protein MKITKRFRKNSGTSFILASGLKDTPEHRSLIKCAEKTGAAEILFSKDYSPESVNEKIEKASCEWFAIVAPGVYINENFTRILESAAKNRQNTGIFYGDFEKNGKRIGLYDYNGDWTERWNFGKLRIYRTDFVKDEGLFSAEFPEAYNYDMLLKFWNKREILRIPEIMYSFDLPEKTNALKERLFFPSEGEYGGFSYLFYNEDYKLQVEKCFENFQKRQKIYFFCDNTNKVSESILPDDGVIASVVIPVHNRAELLLQAVESVRRQDFEKWEILIVDNCSSDGTYDEALKLSETEPRIRVFRREDNRIAKALNLGVRNAVGKYIAQLDSDDLYSASTLRKMTDALESDPSAGLAVSYYDLIDQNGLTFEDLGVVRHEEYSVNNILRVDGAGAARVWRKSVIEEMGYFDEKDFCDYGEDYDMVLKVTEKYSLKRVHEVLYHYRRHPGNSDALRDELFKLTAKNKARLNAWARRRKISGGTKDETFFY